Proteins encoded by one window of Nocardia goodfellowii:
- a CDS encoding ABC transporter permease subunit — protein MTASIRAEALRLRRWPTLWVLVGVWFALNVTFMYALNYVGYVSGDGGNATEGQAPAELLAQMMPAAVPEEFAGGTVIFGGALMLILGALATGSGYGWGTWKTVLAQGPSRTSALAGTMVAVFAVVVAVVLAAFVVDLVIATTIAWAESQPIMLPSAGRSLAGIGSGIAILGMWSMLGVLIGIVARGPALAVGLGLVWVLVLENVLRFFGEMLGSAGVVMNYLPGTAAGSLAGSLRTLQGETTPGVLTTISRAESVAALVVYLSACVAAALWLERRRDVV, from the coding sequence ATGACGGCGAGCATCCGGGCCGAGGCGCTGCGCCTGCGGCGCTGGCCCACACTATGGGTCCTGGTCGGGGTCTGGTTCGCCCTGAATGTGACCTTCATGTACGCGCTCAACTACGTCGGCTATGTCTCCGGCGATGGCGGCAACGCGACCGAAGGCCAGGCGCCCGCGGAACTGCTCGCCCAGATGATGCCCGCGGCGGTGCCGGAGGAGTTCGCCGGCGGCACGGTGATCTTCGGCGGTGCGCTCATGCTGATTCTCGGCGCGCTCGCCACCGGCAGCGGATACGGTTGGGGCACTTGGAAAACCGTGCTGGCCCAAGGTCCTTCGCGCACCTCTGCCCTGGCCGGCACCATGGTGGCCGTATTCGCCGTCGTCGTGGCCGTCGTCCTGGCGGCGTTCGTGGTCGACTTGGTCATCGCCACGACCATCGCCTGGGCCGAGTCACAGCCGATCATGCTGCCCTCGGCCGGCCGCTCGCTGGCCGGGATCGGCAGCGGCATCGCCATTCTCGGGATGTGGTCGATGCTCGGTGTGCTCATCGGGATCGTCGCACGCGGGCCCGCGCTCGCCGTGGGGCTCGGCCTGGTGTGGGTGCTGGTGCTGGAGAACGTGTTGCGTTTCTTCGGGGAGATGCTCGGCAGCGCCGGTGTGGTGATGAACTATCTGCCCGGCACGGCCGCCGGATCACTCGCCGGGTCGCTGCGCACCTTGCAGGGCGAGACCACACCCGGTGTGCTGACCACTATTTCGCGCGCGGAATCGGTTGCCGCCCTGGTCGTTTACCTGAGCGCCTGCGTCGCGGCAGCGCTGTGGCTCGAGCGCCGCCGCGACGTGGTCTAA
- a CDS encoding ABC transporter ATP-binding protein produces MATEIVRTDALTKRYGEHLAVDDVALTVRAGEIYGFLGPNGAGKTTTLRMLVGLVRPSSGTAQVFGCPPGDPGTLERLGVLIESPGFYPFLSGRDNLRVMARYRRLPDSAAEEALDRVALTARGDDRFRTYSHGMKQRLGVACALLGDPELLILDEPTNGFDPAGMAEMRELITDLAGHGHTILLSSHLLAEVQEICDRVGVINGGKLLTESTVAELRGNATLFVRAEPAAIALEAVRAVVGTAAPAPGGFRVDAGAEVAPLVARAIVQAGANLHELRTDERSLEEVFFELTEAGK; encoded by the coding sequence ATGGCGACCGAGATCGTGCGCACCGACGCACTGACCAAGCGCTACGGCGAGCACCTCGCCGTCGATGACGTAGCCCTTACCGTGCGAGCGGGGGAGATCTACGGTTTCCTCGGCCCGAACGGCGCGGGTAAGACGACGACGCTGCGCATGCTCGTCGGGCTGGTTCGGCCGTCGAGCGGCACGGCGCAGGTATTCGGCTGCCCCCCAGGCGATCCCGGGACGCTTGAACGTCTCGGCGTGCTCATCGAGAGTCCGGGGTTCTATCCGTTCCTGTCCGGCCGCGACAATCTGCGGGTGATGGCCCGCTATCGGCGGTTACCCGATTCGGCCGCCGAGGAAGCGCTCGACCGGGTGGCGCTCACCGCACGCGGCGACGACAGGTTCCGCACCTATTCGCACGGTATGAAACAACGCCTCGGCGTCGCCTGCGCGCTGCTCGGCGATCCGGAGCTGCTGATCCTGGACGAGCCCACCAACGGCTTCGACCCGGCCGGCATGGCCGAAATGCGGGAATTGATCACCGATCTCGCCGGGCACGGCCACACTATCCTGCTCTCCAGCCACCTGCTCGCCGAGGTGCAGGAGATCTGCGACCGGGTCGGGGTGATAAACGGCGGGAAACTGCTCACCGAATCCACCGTGGCCGAACTGCGCGGCAATGCCACACTTTTCGTGCGGGCCGAACCGGCGGCGATCGCGCTGGAGGCGGTGCGGGCAGTGGTCGGCACGGCGGCCCCGGCTCCCGGCGGCTTCCGCGTCGACGCGGGCGCCGAGGTGGCGCCGCTGGTTGCCCGCGCGATCGTGCAGGCGGGCGCCAATCTACACGAATTACGCACCGATGAACGGTCTTTGGAAGAAGTATTCTTCGAGCTGACGGAGGCGGGAAAATGA
- a CDS encoding FAD-dependent monooxygenase has translation MTTSNGRVIILGGGIGGLCASIAFRKVGIDATVYEQAPAFGTVGASLQVWVKGMKAFAELGLGDEIRRRGAEVHRQQFFNHNGTPLYHAQLAEFARKHNAPMPVMIRRSQVIETLAGSPDLGPVEFDHRATKVEQDAAGATVTFENGRQERADLVVAADGINSLTRQAIFPEVEILTANYRIVHAVAEHEPPCGPNNFTLFFGRGTRVAVKDCGSNHIFWAAALRNPKVAIDQPNELVKHDLRDRFSVFPEPVQALIAATPPAAMLHHDVRALGPMPSWSQGRVVFLGDAAHAVTPNLGRGASEAIVDAIVLARGIVSIDLGDRAALAAALADYEAVRRPESTALQQESWRIGTVSSWRGYAATKARDLMMKTIVGQKQVAKIEGEFRIAVPSLLPAAV, from the coding sequence ATGACGACCTCGAATGGACGCGTCATCATCCTCGGCGGCGGGATCGGCGGGCTGTGTGCCAGCATCGCCTTCCGCAAAGTCGGCATCGACGCCACCGTCTACGAACAAGCACCCGCCTTCGGCACCGTCGGCGCCTCCCTGCAGGTGTGGGTCAAAGGCATGAAGGCCTTCGCCGAACTGGGTCTGGGCGACGAGATTCGCCGGCGCGGCGCGGAAGTGCACCGGCAGCAGTTCTTCAATCACAACGGAACTCCGCTCTACCACGCGCAGCTGGCGGAGTTCGCCCGCAAGCACAACGCGCCGATGCCGGTGATGATCCGGCGCTCGCAGGTGATCGAGACGCTGGCCGGCTCCCCCGACCTCGGACCGGTCGAGTTCGATCATCGGGCGACGAAGGTCGAGCAGGACGCCGCCGGGGCCACGGTGACCTTCGAGAACGGCAGACAGGAGCGGGCCGATCTGGTCGTCGCGGCCGACGGCATCAATTCCCTTACCCGGCAGGCGATCTTTCCCGAAGTCGAAATCCTCACCGCCAATTACCGGATTGTGCACGCGGTGGCCGAACACGAGCCGCCATGCGGGCCGAACAATTTCACGTTGTTCTTCGGGCGCGGCACCCGGGTCGCGGTCAAGGACTGCGGCAGCAACCACATCTTCTGGGCCGCGGCGCTGCGGAATCCGAAGGTCGCCATCGACCAGCCCAACGAACTCGTCAAACACGATCTGCGGGACCGGTTCAGCGTCTTCCCGGAACCGGTGCAGGCACTCATCGCCGCGACGCCGCCGGCGGCGATGCTGCACCACGATGTCCGCGCCCTCGGGCCCATGCCGTCGTGGAGCCAGGGCCGGGTCGTGTTCCTCGGCGATGCCGCGCACGCCGTCACGCCGAACCTCGGCCGGGGCGCAAGCGAGGCCATCGTCGACGCGATCGTGCTCGCCCGCGGGATCGTGTCGATCGATCTGGGTGATCGGGCCGCTCTGGCGGCTGCCCTGGCCGACTACGAAGCCGTCCGACGGCCGGAAAGCACCGCACTGCAGCAGGAGTCGTGGCGTATCGGCACGGTCTCCTCGTGGCGGGGCTACGCCGCGACCAAGGCCCGGGACCTGATGATGAAGACGATCGTCGGGCAGAAGCAGGTCGCGAAGATCGAAGGCGAATTCCGGATCGCGGTCCCGTCGCTCCTGCCCGCGGCCGTGTGA
- the accC gene encoding acetyl-CoA carboxylase biotin carboxylase subunit: MTEIKTVLVANRGEIALRVVRACRELGLRSVVVYSTADADSLPVRMADDAVCIGPPEPGRSYLNIPNVIGAALRTGADAVHPGYGFLSENPDFAAVCAEEGLVFVGPAAEVMSNLADKAVTRALMSAAGLPLLPGTQAALRNAEEAERIAGEVGYPVILKAVAGGGGRGMRVVRQPAELADAYRRTQAEAALAFGDGGLYLERYLEGARHIEVQILADRFGNVVHLGERDCSVQRRHQKLLEESPSPALNDEQRAAIGAAAVAGARSVGYEGAGTMEFLLDRDGEFWFMEMNARLQVEHPVTEMVSGVDLVAEQLRIAQGEPLRIRQSGIVLRGHAIECRINAENPDRDFAPSTGRIASFRPPAGPWVRVDSHLEEGMSVSPYYDALLAKVIVWADDRLAAIDRMRRALDELVLEGPGLTTCAAFHRDAILAHPEFRSGNFDLDLVHTIH, from the coding sequence GTGACCGAGATCAAGACCGTCCTCGTCGCCAATCGCGGCGAGATCGCGCTCCGGGTGGTACGGGCCTGCCGGGAACTCGGATTACGCAGCGTGGTGGTGTATTCGACCGCCGACGCCGACTCGCTGCCGGTGCGAATGGCCGACGACGCCGTGTGCATCGGACCGCCGGAGCCCGGCCGCAGCTACTTGAACATTCCGAATGTCATCGGCGCGGCACTGCGCACCGGTGCGGACGCGGTTCACCCCGGCTACGGATTCCTGTCGGAGAACCCCGATTTCGCCGCGGTGTGCGCCGAGGAGGGCCTGGTTTTCGTCGGGCCCGCGGCGGAGGTGATGTCGAACCTGGCCGACAAGGCGGTGACCCGTGCGCTGATGAGCGCGGCGGGCTTGCCGTTGCTGCCCGGCACCCAGGCGGCGCTGCGCAACGCGGAGGAGGCCGAGCGGATCGCCGGCGAAGTCGGTTACCCGGTGATCCTCAAGGCGGTCGCCGGCGGTGGCGGCCGCGGCATGCGCGTCGTGCGCCAACCCGCTGAACTCGCCGACGCCTACCGCCGGACCCAGGCCGAGGCTGCCCTGGCCTTCGGTGACGGCGGACTCTATCTGGAGCGCTACCTCGAGGGTGCGCGCCACATCGAGGTGCAGATCCTCGCCGACCGCTTCGGCAATGTGGTGCACCTCGGGGAACGGGACTGCTCGGTCCAGCGCCGGCATCAGAAGCTGCTGGAGGAATCGCCGTCACCGGCGCTGAACGACGAGCAGCGGGCCGCGATCGGCGCGGCCGCGGTGGCCGGGGCCCGTTCGGTCGGCTACGAGGGCGCCGGGACGATGGAGTTTCTGCTCGACCGCGACGGCGAGTTCTGGTTCATGGAGATGAACGCACGGCTGCAGGTCGAGCATCCGGTGACCGAGATGGTGTCGGGAGTCGATCTGGTCGCCGAGCAACTGCGGATCGCGCAGGGCGAGCCGCTGCGAATCCGGCAATCCGGCATCGTGTTACGGGGCCATGCCATCGAATGCCGGATCAATGCCGAGAATCCGGACCGTGATTTCGCACCGTCCACGGGCCGGATCGCGAGCTTCCGGCCGCCCGCGGGTCCGTGGGTGCGGGTCGACAGCCACCTGGAAGAAGGCATGTCGGTCTCGCCGTACTACGACGCACTGCTGGCCAAGGTGATCGTCTGGGCCGACGACCGGCTCGCCGCGATCGATCGCATGCGCCGGGCCCTCGACGAGCTCGTGCTCGAGGGCCCGGGGCTGACCACGTGCGCGGCCTTCCATCGCGACGCGATCCTCGCCCACCCCGAATTTCGTTCGGGGAACTTCGATCTCGACCTCGTGCACACCATCCACTGA
- a CDS encoding acetyl-CoA carboxylase biotin carboxyl carrier protein, producing MTAFRHTEHNAHLDPSLTHMMREVRAIVADLDRQPRRLRVQAGEYNVDIEWAEAVEIVTRSEQLTLASPPAEEAAAAFAIESPLVGHFYRAIEPGADPFVSPGDYVEEGQVVAIVEAMKLMNQITAPSAGRIVDVLPADGSVVEFGQRLIVFEPAETAMEIAS from the coding sequence ATGACCGCCTTCCGCCACACCGAGCACAACGCCCATCTCGACCCCTCGCTCACCCACATGATGCGAGAGGTGCGGGCCATCGTCGCCGACCTCGATCGGCAACCCCGCCGATTGCGGGTGCAGGCCGGTGAATACAACGTCGACATCGAGTGGGCCGAGGCCGTCGAGATCGTCACCCGCTCCGAGCAGCTCACCCTGGCCTCCCCACCGGCCGAGGAGGCGGCGGCGGCCTTCGCGATCGAATCGCCGCTGGTCGGGCACTTCTATCGGGCGATCGAGCCCGGGGCCGATCCGTTTGTCTCGCCCGGCGACTACGTCGAGGAAGGCCAGGTGGTCGCGATCGTCGAGGCGATGAAGCTGATGAACCAGATCACCGCGCCCAGCGCGGGCCGGATCGTGGACGTGTTGCCCGCCGACGGTTCGGTGGTCGAATTCGGGCAGCGCCTGATCGTGTTCGAACCCGCCGAGACCGCGATGGAGATAGCGTCGTGA
- a CDS encoding acetyl-CoA carboxylase carboxyltransferase subunit alpha gives MTPVLAQETTWVKCPSCSEYQYKRRLERNLQVCTACGHHLRLGAAGRLTGLLDEGSWTPGEYDDIKTRDVLAFRDRKSYRKRLDEARGRTGASDAAVFGVGGLGGHRLVVAAMEFGFIGGSMGSAVGEVITRAAEHALAERLPLLLVCASGGARMQEGALSLMQMAKTGQAIARLHEDGLLVLCLLTDPTFGGVTASYAMLGDVLVAEPGALIGFAGPTVIRETINEDLPPRFQTAEFLLECGMLDAVVPRAQLRSFFTKVLAAHAVGGPIRATPDPTTITDPEAVAVRPAAAIVKLARARDRPTTLSFAAVAFDSFLELRGDRMFGDSTALVGGPAELAGRTVMLIGHEKGSDTKESIARNFGMPEPEGYRKALRLMHHAAKFGMPIVTLIDTPGAYPGVGAEQRGQAGAIARAIMESSRLPVPIVAVVTGEGGSGGALALGVADRVLMFEHAYYSVISPEGCAAILWGDRSAAGAAAQALKLTAPELLRLGVVDGVIPESVPADVIAAAAGLRGAVAHALTELSALPGPDLVEARYRKFRQFGSTTPMIGEPS, from the coding sequence ATGACCCCAGTGCTCGCTCAGGAAACCACCTGGGTGAAATGCCCCTCCTGCTCGGAATACCAATACAAGCGCCGACTGGAACGCAACCTCCAAGTCTGCACCGCCTGCGGCCATCACCTGCGCCTCGGCGCCGCCGGTCGACTGACCGGGCTGCTCGACGAAGGCTCTTGGACCCCAGGCGAATACGACGACATCAAGACCCGGGACGTGCTCGCGTTCCGGGACCGCAAGAGTTACCGGAAACGACTCGACGAGGCGCGTGGCCGCACCGGCGCGTCGGACGCCGCGGTCTTCGGCGTCGGCGGTCTCGGCGGACATCGACTGGTGGTGGCGGCCATGGAGTTCGGTTTCATAGGCGGCTCGATGGGCAGCGCGGTCGGCGAGGTGATCACCCGGGCCGCCGAACACGCACTGGCCGAAAGGCTTCCACTGCTGCTGGTGTGCGCCTCGGGCGGCGCGCGGATGCAGGAGGGCGCGCTCTCGCTGATGCAGATGGCCAAAACCGGCCAGGCCATCGCCCGCCTGCACGAGGACGGCCTGCTGGTGCTCTGCCTGCTGACCGATCCCACCTTCGGCGGCGTCACCGCCTCCTACGCCATGCTCGGCGACGTGCTGGTCGCCGAGCCGGGCGCGCTGATCGGTTTCGCCGGGCCCACCGTGATCCGCGAGACCATCAACGAGGATCTGCCGCCGCGGTTCCAGACCGCCGAATTCCTGCTGGAGTGCGGCATGCTGGACGCAGTCGTACCGCGCGCGCAGCTGCGTTCATTTTTCACGAAAGTGCTTGCGGCACATGCTGTCGGCGGGCCGATCCGGGCGACGCCCGACCCTACGACGATCACCGATCCGGAGGCGGTCGCGGTCCGGCCCGCGGCGGCGATCGTCAAACTCGCTCGCGCCCGGGACCGTCCGACGACGCTGAGCTTCGCCGCGGTCGCGTTCGACTCCTTCCTGGAACTGCGCGGCGATCGCATGTTCGGCGACAGCACCGCCCTGGTAGGCGGCCCCGCGGAACTCGCCGGCCGCACGGTCATGCTGATCGGACACGAAAAAGGCAGCGACACAAAGGAATCCATTGCCCGTAACTTCGGAATGCCGGAGCCCGAGGGCTATCGCAAGGCCCTGAGATTGATGCACCACGCGGCCAAGTTCGGCATGCCGATCGTGACGCTGATCGATACGCCCGGCGCGTATCCCGGTGTCGGGGCCGAGCAGCGCGGCCAGGCCGGGGCCATCGCCCGGGCGATCATGGAATCGAGCCGGTTGCCGGTGCCGATCGTCGCGGTGGTCACCGGCGAGGGCGGCAGCGGCGGCGCACTCGCGCTGGGCGTGGCCGACCGGGTGCTGATGTTCGAGCACGCCTACTACTCGGTGATCAGTCCCGAGGGCTGCGCGGCGATCCTGTGGGGCGACCGTAGTGCGGCGGGGGCGGCCGCGCAAGCGCTGAAACTGACCGCTCCCGAACTACTCCGGCTCGGCGTCGTGGACGGCGTCATCCCGGAATCGGTGCCCGCCGATGTCATCGCCGCGGCCGCCGGCCTGCGCGGCGCGGTGGCGCACGCGCTCACCGAACTGTCTGCGCTGCCCGGCCCCGACCTCGTCGAGGCGCGGTATCGCAAGTTTCGCCAATTCGGATCGACCACCCCGATGATCGGAGAACCGTCATGA
- a CDS encoding alpha/beta fold hydrolase: MMLIESRSFRAGGAMLNYAHLGGDGPALCLLHGLGARWQTFRPFVRSLGPGWNIYAPDLRGHGRSDWAGGHYALTDFAADITEFLTEVIAEPVVLVGHSLGGWVAAMVAATQPDSVRAVVIVDSALYHLRQEQRDAMTFYANPSFAMRSIAVSLRLADPQLKQRWTEGRNQREQDPDEMLARLRCPVLLVQGDAAAGALMAPEHVERAMSLLDNGTHVYVPGAGHAVHADAPAAVAVALREFLAAQAEKTPVNGEIG; the protein is encoded by the coding sequence ATGATGCTCATCGAGTCGCGAAGTTTCCGGGCCGGCGGCGCCATGCTCAACTACGCCCACCTCGGCGGCGACGGCCCCGCGCTGTGCCTGCTGCACGGCCTCGGTGCCCGCTGGCAGACGTTCCGGCCGTTCGTACGCAGCCTGGGCCCCGGCTGGAACATCTACGCGCCCGACCTGCGCGGGCACGGCCGATCCGATTGGGCCGGCGGGCACTACGCGCTCACCGATTTCGCGGCCGACATCACCGAGTTCCTCACCGAGGTGATCGCGGAACCGGTGGTGCTGGTCGGGCACTCGCTGGGCGGTTGGGTCGCCGCAATGGTCGCGGCGACCCAGCCCGACTCGGTGCGCGCGGTGGTCATCGTGGACTCGGCGCTGTACCACCTGCGCCAGGAACAGCGTGACGCCATGACCTTCTACGCGAATCCGAGCTTCGCGATGCGCTCGATCGCGGTCTCGCTGCGGCTGGCGGACCCGCAGCTGAAGCAACGCTGGACCGAGGGCCGCAACCAGCGTGAGCAGGATCCCGACGAGATGCTCGCGCGCCTGCGTTGCCCGGTGCTGCTGGTGCAGGGCGACGCAGCCGCGGGCGCACTCATGGCCCCGGAGCATGTGGAGCGAGCGATGTCTTTGCTCGACAACGGAACTCACGTCTACGTCCCAGGCGCCGGGCACGCGGTGCACGCGGACGCCCCGGCCGCCGTCGCCGTCGCGCTGCGGGAATTTCTGGCCGCCCAGGCCGAGAAGACACCGGTGAATGGAGAGATCGGATGA
- a CDS encoding 3-oxoacyl-ACP synthase III family protein, which produces MATNGLSVHLVGTGSYLHGEPIDNKQVEALVGPVPEDILEGIQVQHRHWMIDPHTGEHLISNSEMAARAAAQAIERAGLRPADIDLIVMSTASPEYQLPPAVTFVQQHLGIAECATLEIRSGCAGFVEAADIAYGYLTRGAFRNALVVGCEAISPLLVPLYRGIDPERVRMRDRLVAYTFGDGAGALVLRAEAAVPGIRSGVLGSVLETMGGLKKPGMQVIGGATHAPLHQQALAKRLVALQVDVVESGKFIPHMITRSLKALLQASDLAAEDIALWVVPEGNAGYMTSELEAAGLLTDEWLALRDKVYENIARVGATGSAAVPLALDEAATTGRVRAGDNVMLLAIETSKWKYAGMTLVWGSGR; this is translated from the coding sequence ATGGCTACGAACGGATTGTCGGTACACCTGGTAGGCACCGGCAGCTACCTGCACGGCGAGCCCATCGACAACAAGCAGGTCGAGGCGCTGGTCGGGCCGGTGCCCGAGGACATTCTCGAGGGCATCCAAGTCCAGCACCGGCATTGGATGATCGACCCGCACACCGGTGAACACCTGATCAGCAACTCGGAGATGGCGGCCCGCGCCGCGGCGCAGGCCATCGAGCGGGCCGGCCTGCGCCCCGCCGACATCGACCTCATCGTGATGTCGACCGCCAGCCCGGAGTACCAGCTGCCGCCCGCGGTCACCTTCGTCCAGCAGCATCTCGGCATCGCCGAGTGCGCCACCCTCGAAATCCGTTCCGGCTGCGCGGGTTTCGTCGAAGCCGCCGACATCGCCTACGGCTACCTGACGCGCGGCGCCTTCCGCAACGCGCTCGTGGTCGGCTGTGAGGCCATCTCGCCGCTGCTGGTGCCGCTGTATCGCGGCATCGACCCCGAGCGGGTGCGGATGCGAGATCGGCTGGTGGCCTACACCTTCGGCGACGGCGCGGGCGCACTCGTGCTGCGCGCAGAGGCGGCCGTGCCGGGTATCCGGTCCGGCGTGCTGGGTTCGGTCCTGGAGACCATGGGCGGCCTGAAGAAGCCGGGTATGCAGGTGATCGGCGGCGCCACCCACGCGCCGCTGCATCAGCAGGCGCTGGCCAAGCGGCTGGTGGCACTCCAGGTCGACGTCGTCGAATCCGGAAAGTTCATTCCGCACATGATCACCCGGTCCTTGAAGGCTCTGTTGCAGGCCAGTGACCTGGCCGCCGAGGACATCGCGCTCTGGGTCGTGCCCGAGGGCAACGCGGGCTACATGACCAGCGAGCTCGAGGCGGCCGGGCTGCTCACCGACGAATGGCTCGCGTTGCGGGACAAGGTTTATGAGAACATCGCCCGCGTCGGCGCGACCGGATCGGCCGCGGTGCCGCTGGCGCTGGACGAGGCCGCGACGACCGGGCGGGTGCGCGCGGGCGACAACGTGATGCTGCTGGCCATCGAGACCAGCAAGTGGAAGTACGCCGGCATGACGCTGGTCTGGGGCAGCGGGCGATGA
- a CDS encoding beta-ketoacyl-[acyl-carrier-protein] synthase family protein, with protein sequence MKEREEFDTTPMQTVVVVAVGAVTSQGDTAKALWDGVSTGHVAIRLVEHLPMAEYRTRIGGEVRSPVPPSPVAAAVGGFRDRAFDFAFAAAQEAMDAAHTLVSGVAPERRAVVLGTCNAGLLSTMEWLGDGTGNGAAELAMYGPPQAIAESLAAEFQCKGPTLTVNTACAAGANAIGYAADLIAFGRADIVLAGGTDALSDVAYAGFNSLGSLSPTPAAPYQDKRTGLSLGEGSGMLVLARADLVAAADIEPLCEIKGYGLSADGYHPTAPRPDGTGAARAMRAAMEWSGLGDDEIGYINSHGTGTPRNDSAEAKATRLALRDAADSVPVSSSKSMIGHLLGAAGAVEAIITVGALRHGVLPPTANLLVPDAECRLDHVAVEPRVGRPRNAISNNFAFAGANASVAFADRPTGVVRPAALRTRVVLTGAGAVGAAGVGIEAALRALTEGRDCGRIEDGMRLGRIEVDPAGHLTRREARRMDRLGLLSTCAATQAVQAAGADLIADDPNRVGVVFGTGLGPMQAMEQFVRPLREEGAAAANPAVFPNTVYNAAAGSVATLLGALGPTSTVTAGHAAGANALCYGFDLVSVGRATAILATAADTLTDLVALAYHRLGVPMGPRDAFTLAEGAAAVVLESADNARRRGATVYAEVLGHASAADALGVGRTDPRGAGSERAMRAAIESAGLAVSDIAQVWMNEVGWPAIDAPEQRALDRIFGAAGPHRVSAKRSLGEQIGVGGLLSAALAACRPDRPRDGAVLVNSSSLGGTHFSIVLSPS encoded by the coding sequence GTGAAGGAACGAGAAGAATTCGACACCACACCGATGCAGACGGTGGTCGTGGTCGCCGTGGGCGCCGTCACCTCCCAGGGTGACACCGCGAAAGCGCTGTGGGACGGCGTCAGCACCGGCCACGTCGCGATCCGCCTGGTCGAGCACCTGCCGATGGCCGAGTACCGGACCCGGATCGGCGGCGAGGTGCGCTCCCCCGTACCGCCCTCGCCGGTCGCGGCCGCGGTCGGCGGATTCCGCGACCGGGCTTTCGATTTCGCGTTCGCCGCCGCCCAGGAGGCGATGGACGCGGCGCACACGCTCGTCTCCGGGGTCGCTCCGGAGCGGCGGGCGGTGGTCCTGGGCACCTGCAACGCCGGACTGCTCAGCACCATGGAGTGGTTGGGCGACGGCACCGGCAACGGCGCCGCCGAGTTGGCGATGTACGGCCCGCCGCAGGCGATCGCCGAGTCGCTGGCCGCCGAATTCCAGTGCAAGGGACCAACCTTGACGGTGAACACGGCGTGCGCGGCGGGCGCGAACGCGATCGGCTATGCCGCCGACCTGATTGCCTTCGGCCGGGCCGACATCGTGCTGGCGGGCGGCACCGACGCCCTCTCCGACGTCGCCTATGCCGGCTTCAATTCGCTGGGCTCGCTGTCCCCGACTCCGGCCGCCCCGTACCAGGACAAGCGAACCGGGCTCTCGCTCGGCGAGGGCAGCGGCATGCTCGTGCTGGCCCGTGCCGACCTGGTGGCGGCGGCCGACATCGAACCACTCTGCGAGATCAAGGGATACGGGCTCTCGGCGGACGGCTATCACCCGACCGCGCCCCGCCCCGACGGCACCGGCGCGGCCCGCGCGATGCGCGCCGCGATGGAGTGGTCGGGCCTGGGCGACGACGAGATCGGCTACATCAACAGCCACGGCACCGGCACGCCGCGCAATGACAGCGCCGAAGCCAAAGCGACCCGCCTGGCCCTGCGGGACGCCGCCGACTCGGTCCCGGTGAGCAGCTCCAAGTCGATGATCGGACATCTGCTGGGCGCGGCGGGCGCGGTGGAGGCCATCATCACGGTCGGCGCACTGCGCCACGGCGTCCTCCCGCCGACCGCGAATCTCCTTGTCCCCGACGCCGAATGCCGGCTCGACCATGTCGCCGTCGAGCCACGCGTCGGCCGGCCGCGCAACGCGATCTCGAACAATTTCGCCTTCGCCGGCGCGAACGCCAGTGTCGCCTTCGCCGACCGCCCGACCGGTGTCGTCCGGCCGGCGGCGCTGCGGACCCGCGTGGTGCTGACCGGGGCGGGGGCCGTCGGAGCCGCCGGAGTCGGCATCGAGGCGGCGTTGCGGGCGCTGACCGAGGGCCGGGATTGCGGCCGGATCGAAGACGGCATGCGGCTCGGGCGGATCGAGGTCGATCCGGCCGGTCATCTGACCCGGCGCGAGGCTCGCCGGATGGACCGGCTCGGCCTGTTGTCGACCTGCGCCGCGACGCAGGCCGTGCAAGCGGCCGGGGCGGACCTGATCGCCGACGATCCGAACCGGGTCGGCGTAGTCTTCGGCACCGGCCTCGGTCCCATGCAGGCGATGGAGCAGTTCGTCCGGCCGCTGCGCGAAGAAGGTGCGGCCGCCGCGAATCCGGCGGTGTTCCCGAACACCGTGTACAACGCGGCGGCGGGCAGCGTGGCCACTTTGCTCGGCGCGCTCGGCCCGACCTCCACGGTCACCGCTGGCCATGCCGCCGGCGCGAACGCGCTCTGCTATGGCTTCGACCTGGTGTCGGTCGGCCGCGCCACCGCGATCCTGGCCACCGCGGCGGACACGCTCACCGATCTGGTCGCCCTCGCCTACCACCGGCTCGGCGTCCCGATGGGTCCGCGGGACGCGTTCACACTCGCCGAGGGTGCCGCCGCCGTCGTCCTGGAAAGCGCCGACAACGCGCGCCGCCGCGGCGCCACCGTGTACGCCGAGGTGCTCGGGCACGCCTCGGCCGCCGACGCGCTGGGAGTCGGCCGGACCGATCCGCGGGGCGCGGGCAGTGAACGCGCCATGCGGGCCGCGATCGAGAGCGCCGGGCTGGCGGTCTCCGACATCGCGCAGGTGTGGATGAACGAGGTCGGCTGGCCGGCTATCGACGCACCGGAGCAGCGCGCGCTGGACCGGATCTTCGGTGCCGCCGGGCCGCACCGTGTTTCGGCGAAACGGTCGCTGGGCGAGCAGATCGGCGTCGGCGGCCTGCTGTCGGCGGCGCTGGCCGCCTGCCGGCCCGATCGGCCCCGCGACGGTGCGGTGCTGGTGAACAGCTCCTCGCTCGGCGGCACCCATTTCAGCATCGTGCTGTCGCCGAGCTGA